One genomic region from Nocardia vinacea encodes:
- a CDS encoding helix-turn-helix transcriptional regulator, with the protein MVRLPLTPAQVEAGRRLGARLRAARADRDPARIAQAAGISPETLRKIETGRLPTPAFGTIVSLAAALEIPLQDLADTWRSAGLAESA; encoded by the coding sequence ATGGTCCGACTTCCGCTGACTCCCGCACAAGTCGAGGCCGGTCGCCGTCTCGGAGCCCGGCTGCGGGCCGCACGCGCCGACCGCGACCCGGCTCGGATCGCCCAGGCCGCCGGAATTTCACCGGAGACGCTGCGCAAGATCGAGACAGGACGGCTGCCGACGCCCGCATTCGGCACGATCGTATCGCTGGCGGCGGCCCTGGAGATTCCGCTGCAGGACCTCGCCGATACCTGGCGCTCGGCGGGGCTCGCGGAATCGGCCTGA
- a CDS encoding PPOX class F420-dependent oxidoreductase: MTWNEVSTSSFARLTTYKKDGTPVGAPVWVAPDGERIVVWTNSKTWKVKRIRRNPAVTLQICDGRGRPKSEEKVAGKAELLDAAGTQRVRDLVSRKYGIIGTVLIRLHKLFKGADGSIGIAITPA; the protein is encoded by the coding sequence ATGACTTGGAACGAAGTGAGCACGAGCAGTTTCGCCCGGCTGACCACCTACAAGAAGGACGGCACGCCGGTCGGCGCCCCCGTATGGGTGGCTCCGGACGGCGAGCGGATCGTGGTGTGGACCAATTCGAAGACCTGGAAGGTCAAGCGGATTCGCCGCAATCCGGCGGTGACCCTGCAGATATGCGACGGTCGTGGCCGCCCGAAGAGCGAGGAGAAGGTCGCGGGCAAGGCCGAGTTATTGGATGCCGCGGGAACACAGCGGGTGCGCGATCTCGTCTCGCGCAAATACGGGATCATCGGCACCGTGCTGATCCGTCTGCACAAGCTGTTCAAGGGCGCGGACGGATCCATCGGGATCGCGATTACACCGGCGTAG
- the map gene encoding type I methionyl aminopeptidase — MVELKSPGEIERMRVAGRFVAEILAELRTLARVGVNLLELEERVRQRIRERGAVSCYWDYAPSFGRGPFRNTVCLSVNDAVLHGLPFDYALRDGDVLSMDLALGIDGWVADSATSVIVGAADAEDLRLIRATEDALAAAIAVALPGNRIGDISAAIAEVARANGYPVNAEFGGHGLGRTMHEDPHVPNAGRAGRGYPLRPGLTIAIEPWFARTTDRIYTDPDGWTIRSADGSRTAHSEHTVAITADGPQVLTAAA; from the coding sequence ATGGTGGAGTTGAAGTCGCCGGGAGAGATCGAACGCATGCGGGTGGCGGGGCGCTTCGTCGCCGAGATCCTGGCGGAACTGCGGACGCTGGCCCGGGTCGGGGTGAATCTTCTGGAGCTGGAAGAGCGTGTGCGGCAACGGATTCGGGAGCGCGGCGCGGTGTCATGCTACTGGGACTATGCGCCGTCGTTCGGGCGTGGTCCGTTCCGCAATACGGTCTGCCTCTCGGTGAACGATGCTGTCCTGCACGGACTTCCGTTCGATTATGCGCTGCGCGACGGTGATGTCTTGAGCATGGATCTAGCGTTGGGCATCGACGGGTGGGTCGCCGATTCGGCCACCAGCGTGATCGTCGGTGCCGCCGATGCGGAGGATCTACGGCTGATCAGGGCCACCGAGGACGCGCTGGCGGCTGCGATCGCGGTTGCGTTGCCCGGCAACCGGATCGGCGATATCTCCGCCGCCATCGCTGAGGTCGCGCGGGCGAACGGCTACCCGGTGAATGCCGAATTTGGCGGGCACGGACTCGGGCGGACGATGCACGAGGATCCGCATGTGCCGAATGCGGGACGCGCTGGTCGCGGATATCCGCTGCGACCAGGCTTGACCATTGCGATCGAGCCGTGGTTCGCACGCACTACCGACCGGATCTATACGGATCCGGATGGTTGGACGATCCGCTCGGCGGATGGTTCGCGGACCGCGCACTCCGAACATACGGTCGCGATCACCGCGGATGGGCCGCAGGTGTTGACCGCCGCCGCATAG
- a CDS encoding epoxide hydrolase family protein, giving the protein MTKTEPIRPFRIDIPQAELDELRARLASARLPHSVPGTESDWGRGIAPDYLRELAEYWRDGFDWRAQEAKLNAYDQFATEIDGQTIHFFHVRSPEPDAVPLLITHGYPSSVVEFLELIGPLTDPRAHGGDPADAFHVVIPSLPGFGFSTPLASTGWELARTTEAFAELMARLGYEKFVAQGGDIGAGVTGRLAATHPERVIATHVNSDRGSLGLVGEQLPMPDGLTEDELAAIEAARARWSQQKGYLVLQTTQPNAIAAALTDSPIAQLAWIAEKFQVWTDPSRAIGEAVDRDLLLTNVSVYWFTRSGASAAQFLWETAHSGMDWVASSGVPQGWVVFNTDPLMRRVMNPDGYIEHFSEYAEGGHFAALEQPQLLVDDIRTFFRAYRG; this is encoded by the coding sequence ATGACGAAGACAGAGCCTATCCGCCCCTTCCGGATCGACATTCCGCAGGCCGAGCTCGACGAGTTACGCGCGCGGCTCGCGAGCGCGCGGTTGCCCCATTCGGTGCCCGGCACGGAATCCGATTGGGGGCGTGGCATTGCGCCCGATTACCTGCGGGAGCTGGCCGAGTATTGGCGGGACGGGTTCGATTGGCGGGCGCAGGAGGCGAAGCTCAATGCCTATGACCAGTTCGCGACCGAGATCGATGGGCAGACCATACATTTCTTCCATGTGCGTTCGCCCGAGCCGGACGCGGTGCCGCTGCTGATCACGCACGGGTACCCGAGTTCGGTCGTCGAGTTCCTCGAGCTGATCGGGCCGTTGACCGATCCGCGTGCGCATGGTGGGGATCCGGCGGACGCGTTCCATGTCGTAATACCGTCGCTGCCGGGTTTCGGGTTCTCCACGCCGCTCGCATCGACCGGATGGGAATTGGCGCGCACCACCGAGGCTTTCGCCGAACTCATGGCTCGGCTCGGCTACGAGAAGTTCGTCGCTCAGGGCGGTGATATCGGTGCGGGTGTAACCGGGCGTCTCGCCGCCACGCATCCGGAGCGGGTCATCGCGACGCATGTGAACAGTGACCGGGGCTCACTCGGTCTGGTGGGCGAGCAGCTGCCGATGCCCGACGGTTTGACCGAGGACGAACTCGCCGCCATCGAGGCCGCGCGGGCTCGGTGGAGTCAGCAGAAGGGGTACCTGGTCCTGCAGACTACCCAGCCCAATGCCATTGCCGCCGCGCTGACCGATTCGCCGATCGCGCAACTGGCGTGGATCGCGGAGAAGTTCCAGGTCTGGACCGATCCGTCCCGCGCAATCGGCGAGGCGGTGGACCGCGACCTGCTGCTGACCAATGTCAGCGTCTACTGGTTCACCCGCAGTGGCGCTTCGGCCGCGCAATTCCTCTGGGAGACAGCGCATTCCGGTATGGACTGGGTGGCATCGTCGGGTGTGCCGCAGGGGTGGGTGGTATTCAATACCGATCCACTGATGCGTCGGGTGATGAATCCGGACGGGTATATCGAGCACTTCAGCGAATACGCCGAGGGCGGTCATTTCGCTGCGCTGGAGCAGCCGCAACTCCTCGTGGATGACATCCGTACGTTCTTCCGTGCCTATCGCGGCTGA